A stretch of Chaetodon auriga isolate fChaAug3 chromosome 21, fChaAug3.hap1, whole genome shotgun sequence DNA encodes these proteins:
- the LOC143339956 gene encoding thiosulfate:glutathione sulfurtransferase, whose amino-acid sequence MGACRSLIMSSLRSGPRGGLILVMLSCALSWSLCKVGAEVSRRSYPTFGAVFRAFATSSPACGEASNNASVVSYSQLKTMLSNHDVQLFDVRNPDEYQAGRIADAVNIPLGNLEESLKLSPEHFQQKFEVRAPGKDDDNIVFHCKSGNRSAKALDIARQLGFSKARHYKGGYSEWAEREGK is encoded by the exons ATGGGCGCGTGCAGGTCGCTCATCATGAGCTCACTGCGCTCTGGTCCGCGCGGTGGCCTGATCCTCGTCATGCTGTCGTGCGCGCTGTCATGGAGCTTGTGCAAGGTTGGTGCGGAAGTTAGCCGGAGGTCTTACCCGACCTTTGGTGCAGTTTTTCGGGCTTTTGCAACCTCCAGTCCTGCATGCGGAGAAGCATCCAACAACg CTTCAGTGGTGAGCTACTCGCAGCTGAAGACCATGCTGTCCAACCATGAtgttcagctgtttgatgtGAGAAATCCTGATGAGTACCAGGCTGGACGCATTGCAGATGCTGTCAACATCCCAC TGGGCAACCTGGAGGAGTCTCTGAAGCTGTCCCCAGAGCACTTTCAGCAGAAATTTGAAGTGAGGGCTCCCGGAAAAGATGACGACAACATTGTGTTTCACTGCAAAAGCGGCAACAGGAGCGCCAAAGCTCTGGACATCGCCCGTCAGCTGGGATTTAGCAA GGCGAGACATTATAAAGGAGGCTACAGTGAGTGGGCAGAGCGAGAAGGGAAATGA
- the drd3 gene encoding D(3) dopamine receptor isoform X2 has protein sequence MAMFSSAERPWNESDSLGWYERNESSEASGQDERNYYAMLYSLLILAIVFGNVLVCLAVLRERSLQTTTNYLVVSLAVADLLVASLVMPWAVYLEVVGGAWLFSRLYCNIFVTLDVMMCTASILNLCAISIDRYTAVVMPVLYNTTHRSRKRVFVMIATVWVLAFAVSCPLLFGFNTTDDPMVCSISNPDFVIYSSVVSFYLPFVVTLLVYIRIYVFLRMRRKRITFGQASGKVQPGSTPPSVETCLQEETPKAKQDLSPIRIKVSVEPSDPAKPCLLSGCLWRKRPKTGPVEDSVLPPVDTHNCCSISHASCGRTELDLEPERGEEEAEGNGQHERPPVRMSCEVKDLSNGRTHTSLRPVHHSHNSNPRFRSMHAREKKATQMLAIVLGVFLICWLPFFVTHILNTHCRTCYVPPGLYSAFTWLGYVNSALNPVIYTTFNIEFRRAFIKILSC, from the exons ATGGCGATGTTCAGCAGTGCAGAGCGGCCCTGGAACGAATCAGACAGTCTCGGATGGTACGAGAGGAATGAGAGCTCAGAGGCATCGGGGCAGGATGAACGTAACTACTACGCCATGCTGTACTCCCTGCTCATCCTGGCCATCGTGTTTGGAAACGTGCTGGTGTGTCTGGCTGTGCTGAGGGAGCGTTCCCTCCAGACGACTACCAACTACCTGGTGGTCAGCCTGGCTGTGGCCGACCTGCTGGTGGCATCGTTGGTCATGCCCTGGGCTGTGTACCTGGAG GTGGTCGGCGGTGCCTGGCTTTTCAGCCGGCTCTACTGTAACATCTTTGTCACGCTAGATGTGATGATGTGCACCGCCAGTATCCTCAACCTGTGTGCTATCAGCATTGACAG gtacACTGCAGTAGTGATGCCCGTCCTGTACAACACCACCCATCGCTCCAGGAAGAGAGTTTTTGTGATGATTGCCACCGTATGGGTCCTGGCCTTCGCTGTCTCTTGCCCACTGCTGTTTGGTTTCAACACCACAG ATGACCCGATGGTGTGCTCCATCTCCAACCCTGACTTTGTTATCTACTCCTCGGTGGTGTCCTTTTACCTGCCATTTGTTGTCACTCTGCTGGTCTACATCCGCATCTACGTCTTCCTCAGGATGAGGCGGAAGAGGATCACCTTCGGCCAGGCCAGCGGAAAGGTGCAGCCAGGCTCAACTCCGCCCTCTGTG GAGACATGTCTACAAGAGGAGACTCCCAAGGCAAAGCAAGACCTGTCACCTATAAGGATTAAAGTG AGTGTCGAGCCTTCAGATCCCGCCAAGCCCTGCCTGCTGTCAGGATGCCTGTGGCGCAAACGGCCAAAGACGGGACCCGTGGAGGACTCTGTGCTGCCCCCAGTGGACACGCACAAttgctgcagcatcagtcacGCCTCCTGCGGCCGCACCGAGCTGGATCTGGAGCCGGAgcgaggggaggaggaggcggaggggaACGGCCAGCACGAACGGCCTCCTGTCAGGATGAGCTGCGAGGTGAAGGATCTGTCCAATGGACGAACACACACGTCACTGCGGCCGGTGCATCATTCTCATAACAGCAATCCACGATTCAGGAGCATGCACGCACGGGAGAAAAAGGCCACTCAGATGCTGGCCATTGTGCTTG GGGTGTTTCTCATCTGCTGGCTGCCTTTCTTTGTGACTCACATTCTGAACACCCACTGCAGGACATGCTACGTGCCTCCTGGGCTTTACAGTGCTTTCACCTGGCTGGGCTATGTCAACAGTGCCCTGAACCCTGTTATCTACACCACCTTCAACATCGAGTTCAGACGGGCCTTCATCAAGATCCTCAGCTGCTGA
- the LOC143339914 gene encoding cystatin-B-like, with the protein MSMMCGGCSSPAEANEEIQEICESVKAHAEQKAGKTYDVFVAKTYTKQVVAGTNFFIKVHVGGDDHVHLRVHKELPHEGGGTQLSDMEQGKSHQDPITYF; encoded by the exons ATGTCGATGATGTGTGGTGGATGTTCCTCGCCGGCTGAAGCCAACGAAGAAATTCAGGAAATCTGTGAGAGC GTCAAGGCCCATGCAGAACAAAAAGCAGGGAAGACTTACGATGTGTTCGTAGCCAAGACCTACACGAAACAGGTTGTGGCCGGGACCAACTTCTTCATTAAG GTTCATGTGGGGGGAGACGATCATGTTCACCTACGTGTTCACAAAGAGCTGCCACATGAGGGAGGAGGCACCCAGCTGAGTGATATGGAGCAGGGCAAGAGCCACCAGGACCCAATTACATACTTCTAA
- the drd3 gene encoding D(3) dopamine receptor isoform X1 — protein sequence MAMFSSAERPWNESDSLGWYERNESSEASGQDERNYYAMLYSLLILAIVFGNVLVCLAVLRERSLQTTTNYLVVSLAVADLLVASLVMPWAVYLEVVGGAWLFSRLYCNIFVTLDVMMCTASILNLCAISIDRYTAVVMPVLYNTTHRSRKRVFVMIATVWVLAFAVSCPLLFGFNTTDDPMVCSISNPDFVIYSSVVSFYLPFVVTLLVYIRIYVFLRMRRKRITFGQASGKVQPGSTPPSVETCLQEETPKAKQDLSPIRIKVQSVEPSDPAKPCLLSGCLWRKRPKTGPVEDSVLPPVDTHNCCSISHASCGRTELDLEPERGEEEAEGNGQHERPPVRMSCEVKDLSNGRTHTSLRPVHHSHNSNPRFRSMHAREKKATQMLAIVLGVFLICWLPFFVTHILNTHCRTCYVPPGLYSAFTWLGYVNSALNPVIYTTFNIEFRRAFIKILSC from the exons ATGGCGATGTTCAGCAGTGCAGAGCGGCCCTGGAACGAATCAGACAGTCTCGGATGGTACGAGAGGAATGAGAGCTCAGAGGCATCGGGGCAGGATGAACGTAACTACTACGCCATGCTGTACTCCCTGCTCATCCTGGCCATCGTGTTTGGAAACGTGCTGGTGTGTCTGGCTGTGCTGAGGGAGCGTTCCCTCCAGACGACTACCAACTACCTGGTGGTCAGCCTGGCTGTGGCCGACCTGCTGGTGGCATCGTTGGTCATGCCCTGGGCTGTGTACCTGGAG GTGGTCGGCGGTGCCTGGCTTTTCAGCCGGCTCTACTGTAACATCTTTGTCACGCTAGATGTGATGATGTGCACCGCCAGTATCCTCAACCTGTGTGCTATCAGCATTGACAG gtacACTGCAGTAGTGATGCCCGTCCTGTACAACACCACCCATCGCTCCAGGAAGAGAGTTTTTGTGATGATTGCCACCGTATGGGTCCTGGCCTTCGCTGTCTCTTGCCCACTGCTGTTTGGTTTCAACACCACAG ATGACCCGATGGTGTGCTCCATCTCCAACCCTGACTTTGTTATCTACTCCTCGGTGGTGTCCTTTTACCTGCCATTTGTTGTCACTCTGCTGGTCTACATCCGCATCTACGTCTTCCTCAGGATGAGGCGGAAGAGGATCACCTTCGGCCAGGCCAGCGGAAAGGTGCAGCCAGGCTCAACTCCGCCCTCTGTG GAGACATGTCTACAAGAGGAGACTCCCAAGGCAAAGCAAGACCTGTCACCTATAAGGATTAAAGTG CAGAGTGTCGAGCCTTCAGATCCCGCCAAGCCCTGCCTGCTGTCAGGATGCCTGTGGCGCAAACGGCCAAAGACGGGACCCGTGGAGGACTCTGTGCTGCCCCCAGTGGACACGCACAAttgctgcagcatcagtcacGCCTCCTGCGGCCGCACCGAGCTGGATCTGGAGCCGGAgcgaggggaggaggaggcggaggggaACGGCCAGCACGAACGGCCTCCTGTCAGGATGAGCTGCGAGGTGAAGGATCTGTCCAATGGACGAACACACACGTCACTGCGGCCGGTGCATCATTCTCATAACAGCAATCCACGATTCAGGAGCATGCACGCACGGGAGAAAAAGGCCACTCAGATGCTGGCCATTGTGCTTG GGGTGTTTCTCATCTGCTGGCTGCCTTTCTTTGTGACTCACATTCTGAACACCCACTGCAGGACATGCTACGTGCCTCCTGGGCTTTACAGTGCTTTCACCTGGCTGGGCTATGTCAACAGTGCCCTGAACCCTGTTATCTACACCACCTTCAACATCGAGTTCAGACGGGCCTTCATCAAGATCCTCAGCTGCTGA